The Gloeobacter violaceus PCC 7421 DNA window GATGGGGAGTAGCCGCCCGCGCTTGCGGGGCAGTCGGTCGTCAACCCGAAGCGTTTGCTTCCGGTCGATTGCATGTGCCGAGGCACGATTGGCGAGACCACCACGACGAAAACTGCCGTGGGGTCTGCCTGTCAGATCCGATACCTGCGGTCACTGCTGGAGGTGAATATGGATTCTTTGTGGATCTGGGTTGGTTTCAACGCTTTTGTGCTGGGGATGCTAGCCCTCGACCTGGGGGTGTTTCACCGCAAATCCCACGCGGTTTCTTTTAAGGAAGCCCTCACCTGGAGCGGCGTCTGGATCGCTCTGGCGATGGTTTTCAACGTTGGTCTTTATTTTTGGATGGGACCGGAGCCGGCGCTCGAATTCTTTACCGGATACCTGATCGAAAAATCGCTGAGCGTCGACAATATCTTTGTGTTCGTGCTCATCTTTTCGGCCTTCAGCGTACCGGCCATCTATCAGCATCGGGTGCTCTTTTGGGGGGTGCTGGGGGCGCTGGTGATGCGCGGCATTTTGATCTTTGCCGGTGCGGCTCTGTTGAAGGAGTTTCACTGGATCATCTACATCTTCGGGGCGTTTTTGGTGTTCACCGGTATCAAGATGGCTTTTCCCGAAAAAGAAGAAAAGGACATCACCCAGAACCCGGTGCTCAAGCTGGTGCGTCGGTTGATCCCGGTCAGCGACAACTACGTCGAAGATCGCTTTTTCATTCGCAGAGCGGGTCGGTGGGTGGCCACCCCGCTGTTTCTGGTGCTGCTGCTGGTGGAGACTACCGATCTTATCTTCGCGGTCGACTCGATCCCGGCCATCTTCGCGGTCACGACCGACCCGTTTATCGTTTACACCTCGAACGTGTTCGCCATCCTCGGTCTGCGCTCGCTGTACTTCGTGCTGGCCGGTGTGGTGGGCAAGTTCCACTACTTGAAGCTGGCGCTGTCGGTCATTCTGACTTTTGTCGGCACCAAGATGCTGCTCATCGACATCTTCAAAATCCCGATCGCCGTCTCGCTGTTGGTGATCGTGAGCGTGCTGGCCGTTGCGGTTGTCGCTTCGATCATGCGCGCCCGCCTGCTCGATAAGGAGCGTGAACGCCAGGAGCGCGAACTGGCGCTTGACCGGCGCGAGTAGGCGCCTGCAGATTGCTATGCGGCCAGGAGATTTTGCTTCTGGCCGCTCGTTATTCGGGAAAGATGCCGGTGTTGGACACTCCAGGGTCGCTCAGAACACGGGCATTCATGCCGACGCGCTCCAGTTCGCCCACCAGGCGGTGGGCCTGGTGGCGGTAGAGGGGGCAGGGCAACGTGCCCGGAAGCGCCTCCAGCCAGTGGGTGGCCTCCGGAATGCTGCAGCCGCAGATGCGCACCAGCATGTAGGTCGCCTCGCGCCGGATGTCGTCGGCGCGGGGTGCTATTGCCGACACGCGCCAGCCGGCCGGGTGGGGATCGCCCTGCTCGATACGTCTGAGCGCTGCGAGGCTGGCAAGGACCACCAGCCGGTCGCCCGGGTCGAGGCGGGCGTCAAAAGGCGGCATCAATTCCGCCGGTTGCGCCGGTTTCTGGTGCAACAGCGCCACGACGTCGTAGCCGAAGGCAATCCGCGAAAGAACCTGGCCCGCCAGTGTATCACCTGTTTCGATGCGGTATTCGGTCACCAGCACCGTCTGCTCGCCCAGCCGGAACAAATCGAGTACCTTTTCGCCGAAGGCCGCGCCCACGAATGCCTCGGCGGCAAGATTGTAAGCATTTAAGATCTTTGCCCCCGGCAACAGTTCGGTGAGGTTGGCGCTGAAGCGTGGGTCGGAGGTGCCCAGCACCAGCCTCGCCCCTGGGTTGTGCTCCTGGGCCATCAGTCCCACTTCGAGATTGACCAGTTCGTCTTCGGTGGCAACGACAACGCTGCGGGCGCTCTCCAGGCCCAATTCAGCCAGCACCGCCATCGGCTCGCCCACCACCACCGGCAGCTGGGGCAGGTCCGCGGCATCGAGGCCATCGCCGTCCACACCGACCACGGGTTGCCCCAGCTCGAGCAGATAGCGGGCGATGCGGCGGCCGATGGCCCCCAGGCCGATGACGACGATGTGATCGCGCCGGGGAGCGGCGGGGCGGCGGGAGGCAAATTGAAAGCGCGAGACCAACAAGCTCTGGGTAATCAGCGCGTAGAGCACCCCCACGAAGGCGGCCCCGGCCAGGGTGAGCAGGAGGCTAAAGAGGCGCAGCCACCAGGGTAGAACTTCTTTGGGTTGGATTTCACCAAACAGATCGCCGTAGCCGCCCAACAGCAGGATTGCCGTGGTATAGAAGCTGTTTTCAGGGCCGATCGCCGGGTCTGCCAGCCAGAAAAGCCCCGATCCCAAGGTGAGCAGTACCAGGACCGTCAGGACACTGACCAACGCGACTCTGGCGGCCTGCTGCCGCTCGGAGCGCCAGAGTTTCTCGGCGGCAGTTTTGAGCTTGCGGATCACCATACCAAACGTCACTGTCAGACGCCTCGCCGCGGCCATCGAGCGAAAATCCGGGCCTTCCGCCTCCGCCACCTCGACGCAGGTGACCATTTTTTCGGCTTCGAGCATTGCCTGTGGATCCCAGTCGTAAAAGTTGGGAGTTGACCCGTAATCGAGAACCCGCCGCAGGCGGCTGTTGAGCTGATGGACATAGCGGTATCCGGCCCAGTACGGCTCGGCGGGCCGGTAGGGGCGGCGCACCACCCGCAACAGCCGGCCGTCAAGGGAGAACAGTCCCGCCGTGCCGTCGTCCATTGCCGCGAGGGCAAAGGCCGGTGCCGGCAACTGGTTGGCTTCGAAGGCGACAAAATTACCCAGACGCTCCGCCAACAGCGCGTTGAGGTTCTGCTTGCCCGAGCGCAGTACCAGGCGTACGCGGGGGTTGAGCCTGCGGGCTGCGAAAGCTGCTTCAATGTTGACTTTCTCGTCGCCGGTCACCAACAGCACACTGCGGCAGCGGTAGATGCCGGCCTTCTCAAGCACCGTCGGCTGCAGACAGTCACCCACCACCAGTGCTTCGAAAGCCTCCGCTAATCCGGGTACTTCCCAGGATCCCGGCGCGGCACGATCGATAGCCACGACCCGCACGCCAAAATCTTTGAAGGCCGCCGCGCACTGCTGCCCAAAGCTCCCCAGGCCGCAAACCAAAAACCGATCCAACACGGGGGGATCGTCGTGATAGCGGCGATTGTCGTCCGCCCGTCCACTCATCGCCCGGTGCCGTCGGAGGTGACCGCTTCAGCCTAGCAGCGAGCGGGAAAGCGAGAACTGCTAAGTGGTGGCCCGATAGCGCTCCGAGCGGCGCCCCAGGTTCGCCACCAGGGCGACCAGTTCGATAGGCTCGGCGGGCTTGTTCAAAAAGGCATCGATCCCGCTTAAAAAAGCGCGCGCCCGGTCCCTGGCGGTAGCGCAGGCGGTGAGCGCGAGCACCGGTAGGAACTGGTTTTGGGCGTGCAACGCTTCAAGCAGCGCGTAACCTTCTGTGCCGCCCACGCCCAGATCGACGATCAGTACATCCGGCCTGAGCCGTTCGAGCAGTCCGAGGGCTGCACTCGCCGATTCGGCAGTCATCACTTCGGCCTTGCAGCCATGGAGCACTTGCTGAATAGCCCGGCGGGCCTGGAGGTCGTTGTCCACCACCAGCACGCGCAAGCCCGCAAGCCAGTCGGCCGCCTCCGGGGGCAACTCCTCGGCAGGAAACACTTCGGCGGCATCGGGCGGCGATTCGATTTTGCCGATGCGCACCGGCATCAGCGGCAGGCACACGGTAAAGGTTGCCCCCTGGCTCTTGCCGAGGCTCTGGACCTGCACGGAGCCGCCGTGGGTCTCGACGATGTGGCGCACCAGCGACAGGCCCAACCCCAAACCGCCGTGCAGGCGGGTGCTGCTGCCGTCCGCCTGGCGAAAGCGGTCGAAGACGTAGGGCAAAAATTCGGGGCCGATGCCGACCCCGGTATCGGCGACGGCGATTGCAACGGCGTTGGCGACGCAGCGCATCGACACTTCGATGCGGCCGTCGGGTGGTGTGAATTTGACGGCGTTGGAGAGCAAGTTGGCTACCACCTGCAGCAAACGCCTGCGATCTCCCGACACCAGCCCGGCATGGGGATCGAGCCTCAGCTCGAGACGGATGCGTTTGGCCTCGGCGGCTATGCGCTGGCCGGCCACGGCCGCCGAGACCACCTCAGCCATCTCGACCGGCTGAACCTGGAGGTTGAACGTGCCCGCGGCGATGCTCGACATGTCGAGCAGGTCTTCGATGAGCTGGGCCTGGGCTTGGGCGTTGCGCTCGATAATCTCGACGGCGCGCCGGGCGGTCTCGGTGTCGAGGCGGCCCCGGCGCAACAACCCGGCAAATCCGAGGATGCCGTTGAGCGGCGTGCGCAACTCGTGGCTCAAGGTGGCCAGAAACTCGTCTTTGAGGCGGTTGTTCTGCTCAGCCAGCTCGCGGGCGCGCTGCTCACGCTCAAGCAACGCCTGATGCTCCTGCCCGGCGCGCCGCTGCTCGGTGACGTTTCTTTGGACCGCAATAAAGTGGGTGAGCTTGCCTGTCCCATCGCGCACCGGCTGGACCTCGATCGCAAGCCAGTACTGATCGCCGTTTTTGCCGTAGTTGAGAATCTCAACGGTATAGCCCTCGCCTCTTTGGAGGCGCTCGCGCATGTACATGACCGTCGCCGGGTCGGTCTGTGGTCCTTGCAGCAGCGCCCCCGGGTTGTGACCGCGAACTTCGTCTAGAGTGAAGCCCGTCAGGGCGGTGAACCCTGCGTTCACCCAGACGACACGGCGCTCGACATCGGTAATCACCACGGAGTGGTTGGTGAGTTGGGCGACGGCTGCCAGGGTCGGCAGGTCGGCATCGCCGCCGCTGAGCAGTTGTTCGAGGCGCTCTCGCTCCTGCTCGAGACCAGCCAGCCGCTCCTCGGCGAGCCGGCCCGCGGTCACATCGTGGGTGACCATGGCATAGCCGGACACCTGTCCATCGGGGTTGCGCAGGGCGCTGAGCACCACCTCGGCCCAGAAGCGGCTACCGTCGGGCCGCACTCGCCAACCCGTCAGCGCGATGCGGCCCTGGAGGCGCGCTTCTTCGAGGTCCTGTGTGGGCCGTCCCCGCTCGCTGTCCTCGTGCGCATATAGACAACTGAAATGCCGGCCAAGGGGATCCCCGGCGCACAGGCGTTCGGACCCGGCACTGCGGCCGACAATGGTGCCTTGCCCATCGAGAGTGAGGATCGTGTAATCCTCGATATCGTCGATAAGCAGGCGTAGGCACTCAGACAGGCCAATGCCTTCCTCGTCACTCGAGGATTCGGCAGTCGTGTCGTGGCATGGTTGATCCTGCGGACCTGCCATCGCTTTCCCCCCTGGTGTGGCGGTGCCTAGCGGCTGCTGTTCCACCCCACTTCTATTCAGCTGGTAGTGAAGGAAAACGGGCTCTAGAAACTGAAAGATTTTTAGTCAATTGCGGGCCGATCGGAGTCTGTCTTGCGATAGATAGACGGCAGCGACACCCTCACCGGTCAGAAAGAAAACTAGCAAGATTGAGCATGGTTAACCTGACAGAGACCGTGACAACTACCCTGATGGCAGAAGACGCTCCCGCGGCGATGGACAACCTCGTCGAGATCCTGGGCGAGTTCGACCTGAACGCCCGGTAAAGCCCTTTAGCTGCGCAGGACGGGCTGGGCGGCCGGGGGGGTGAGGCGCTCGCGCAGGCGGTCGAGGGCCTGATCGACGAGCTTGCGCGGCTGGATGGCCGGGCGGACCAGATTCCAGAGACGCCCCAGCTCGTGAGTGTGCAGGCGGTCGCCCTCGGTAAGGGCCAGCACCAACCGCTCACGGATAAAGGATCCGTCCTTGGAAAACAGCGATTCGAGGCCGTACTGAGCCGCGGGCAGCAGGTCGAAACTGCCGCCGGTGCCTGCGATCTGGATGAGGTTTTCGAGGCGGTGCCACTGGAAGCGGCCGTCTTTGAAGAGAATATCCAGCAGACGCTGGCGCAACCGGGGCGATTCGCCGGTGAGCAGGCGGCGGGCCACGTAGGGGTAAGCCACCTGGATAATCTTAAAATCGGGGGTCAGCGAGAGGGCGATTCCCTCCTGGGTGATCAGCGAACGGATGATCAGCGCGAACTTGGCGGGCACCCGGAAGGGGTACTCGTACACCAGGTCCGAAAAACGATCGGTGATCGTCTTGAAGTTAAAATCCTGGACCTTCTGGCCGATGATGTCCCCCAGAACCAATTCCAGGGCGGGCACGATGGGAGCCACGTCGGTGCCGGGGGCGAGAAAGCCCAGTTTGACGTAATCGTG harbors:
- a CDS encoding TerC family protein gives rise to the protein MDSLWIWVGFNAFVLGMLALDLGVFHRKSHAVSFKEALTWSGVWIALAMVFNVGLYFWMGPEPALEFFTGYLIEKSLSVDNIFVFVLIFSAFSVPAIYQHRVLFWGVLGALVMRGILIFAGAALLKEFHWIIYIFGAFLVFTGIKMAFPEKEEKDITQNPVLKLVRRLIPVSDNYVEDRFFIRRAGRWVATPLFLVLLLVETTDLIFAVDSIPAIFAVTTDPFIVYTSNVFAILGLRSLYFVLAGVVGKFHYLKLALSVILTFVGTKMLLIDIFKIPIAVSLLVIVSVLAVAVVASIMRARLLDKERERQERELALDRRE
- a CDS encoding potassium channel protein → MSGRADDNRRYHDDPPVLDRFLVCGLGSFGQQCAAAFKDFGVRVVAIDRAAPGSWEVPGLAEAFEALVVGDCLQPTVLEKAGIYRCRSVLLVTGDEKVNIEAAFAARRLNPRVRLVLRSGKQNLNALLAERLGNFVAFEANQLPAPAFALAAMDDGTAGLFSLDGRLLRVVRRPYRPAEPYWAGYRYVHQLNSRLRRVLDYGSTPNFYDWDPQAMLEAEKMVTCVEVAEAEGPDFRSMAAARRLTVTFGMVIRKLKTAAEKLWRSERQQAARVALVSVLTVLVLLTLGSGLFWLADPAIGPENSFYTTAILLLGGYGDLFGEIQPKEVLPWWLRLFSLLLTLAGAAFVGVLYALITQSLLVSRFQFASRRPAAPRRDHIVVIGLGAIGRRIARYLLELGQPVVGVDGDGLDAADLPQLPVVVGEPMAVLAELGLESARSVVVATEDELVNLEVGLMAQEHNPGARLVLGTSDPRFSANLTELLPGAKILNAYNLAAEAFVGAAFGEKVLDLFRLGEQTVLVTEYRIETGDTLAGQVLSRIAFGYDVVALLHQKPAQPAELMPPFDARLDPGDRLVVLASLAALRRIEQGDPHPAGWRVSAIAPRADDIRREATYMLVRICGCSIPEATHWLEALPGTLPCPLYRHQAHRLVGELERVGMNARVLSDPGVSNTGIFPE
- a CDS encoding ATP-binding protein, whose amino-acid sequence is MAGPQDQPCHDTTAESSSDEEGIGLSECLRLLIDDIEDYTILTLDGQGTIVGRSAGSERLCAGDPLGRHFSCLYAHEDSERGRPTQDLEEARLQGRIALTGWRVRPDGSRFWAEVVLSALRNPDGQVSGYAMVTHDVTAGRLAEERLAGLEQERERLEQLLSGGDADLPTLAAVAQLTNHSVVITDVERRVVWVNAGFTALTGFTLDEVRGHNPGALLQGPQTDPATVMYMRERLQRGEGYTVEILNYGKNGDQYWLAIEVQPVRDGTGKLTHFIAVQRNVTEQRRAGQEHQALLEREQRARELAEQNNRLKDEFLATLSHELRTPLNGILGFAGLLRRGRLDTETARRAVEIIERNAQAQAQLIEDLLDMSSIAAGTFNLQVQPVEMAEVVSAAVAGQRIAAEAKRIRLELRLDPHAGLVSGDRRRLLQVVANLLSNAVKFTPPDGRIEVSMRCVANAVAIAVADTGVGIGPEFLPYVFDRFRQADGSSTRLHGGLGLGLSLVRHIVETHGGSVQVQSLGKSQGATFTVCLPLMPVRIGKIESPPDAAEVFPAEELPPEAADWLAGLRVLVVDNDLQARRAIQQVLHGCKAEVMTAESASAALGLLERLRPDVLIVDLGVGGTEGYALLEALHAQNQFLPVLALTACATARDRARAFLSGIDAFLNKPAEPIELVALVANLGRRSERYRATT